The following is a genomic window from Niabella soli DSM 19437.
TATTCCTGGGAACCTACGGATCTGGCGGCGGCGTGAATATGGAAGTAGATTATATCCGCTATTACAACTGGCCCTTAAAAAACGGAAATGAATTACCCAACCCCGGTTTTGAAGATAGCGGCAGCCTGTCGCCCTGGGAAGGCACAGGAACGATAACGGCTGATGCAAAAAGAACGGGCCGCTATGGCGTTTTGTTAAAGCCGGGGCAGCTAATTGAGCAGCACGTTTATCTTAATAACAACAGGGCATACCAATTGGCTTACCAGTCAAAAGGAAAAGGCGAATTGCAAATTGCGATCGATAATGTAACTCCCGTAAACGGGAAATTGAATACTATAATAACAAAGAAAGAAAACGGGCAAGCCGGTTTTTCAGAAAAAATAATTCATTTTAAAACCGGACCGGCATATGGCAACAATATGAAAACGGTTCACCTGGGCTTTATGAATACGGGGGCTACGCCCATAATGTTGGATGATATTACGATAAAAAAGCAGTAACGATTTTTTATTGGCCACAACAGCACCGAATACACAGCGTTTTCAGCGCTGCTGTGTTTCAGTGGTATTTTTTACATTTCTTGCAAACGTCATCCCGACGTCTGCGAAGCTGAGGAGGGATCCAGTGCTTATAGAAATAAAAAATAATCAATAAGGAATGAGAAAGGACATTGCGTTAGATTAGCGATTTTCGTTGCTGAAACCCAATCTGCTTTTACATTCTACATTTAATATTTTACATTTCTTATTTCCCCATAGCCTCCGCAACCGGCTGTCCCCGCCAGCTTTGGGGCATTTTTAGTTTCAGAAGCCATGCAATAGTTGCAGCAGTATCGTAAGTAATAATGGTATTATGTAACTGGTGCCCTTTTTTTACTCCGGGTCCATACATGACCCAGGGGATCTGCACCTCGTCCAGCGATTTACCGCCATGGCCTTTTCCCTTGCCGCCATGATCGGCGGTAACCAGGATGATGGTTTGGTCTGCAATTCCGGCATCCTTTACGGCGGCTACGATTTTACCGATCCGGGCATCTACATTTTTTAATTCTTTATAATATTCAGGAGTACGATGCCCGATAGTATGTCCCACACCATCCGGCTGATCCAGATGGACAAAAGTCAGTACCGGTTTCTTTGATCTTATGATAGCCGCTGCAGTATCAGTGCAAAAATTGTCGTTGTCCTTTCCGGCAACGCGTATCGTAGTAGCTGCTTTTGCAATCAGGGGATCAATACCCTGCCAGCTATAAATGAGGGCGGAAACAGCGGTTGGGCGCTGTTCTTTTAAAATGCTGAAAATGGAAGGAAATAACCCGTACCGGCTGCTGTCGGCAGAAGGTATTTCCGGAACAGCGCTGTTCCATTCTGTATATCCATGAACGGTTGGTCCGGCGCCCATGAGCATAGAGGCCCAGTTTACCGCGCTGGAGGAAGGCAACACCGAGCGGGCGCTTAACGACGAGGAACCTTCCCGCATCAGTTTTTTTAAATTTGGCATGTCAGCGTCCGGAACTGCGTAAGCGCCAAATCCATCACAACCGATCAATACCACATGTTTAATAACTGGCGGTTGGGCATGTAAAAAAGTAAGGGATAATATCCCCATTATTAACAAAGAAATTTTCTGGATCATATCAGATTTTTTGGAGCGCTTCAAATACGCCGGTTTGCCGGTTCTTCCGCACATTGCTGGCTTTAAAATATTGCCCGTTCATGGCTACATATACGCCATGGGGCAGGGATTGGGCAAAGGCAATGGCGCTGCCCAGGTTAAAGAACCCGTCGGAACTACCAAATTTTATAGGGATCATAGCGCCGGTAAGCACGATGGTTTTATTTTTTATTCGTTCGGAAAGCAGTTGCGCGGTAACAGACATGGTATCTGTGCCGTGGGTGATCACGATCTGGTCTTCTTCGCTTTGCTCGCATTGATAGGCGATGAGCTCGCGATCTTCATCGGTCATCTCCAGGCTATCCACCATCATCAATGTTCTGATTTCCACCGGAACCGTATTGCGGCCTTTTTCAAGCAGTTCCTGCAGGTGGGTGTCTTTAAAATACAATTCGCCATTCAGCATATTGTATTCCTTATCAAAAGTACCACCGGTTATAAAAATACGTATTGCCATGCCTGCAAAAGTATTATTTATATAGCAAAGGCAGGGAGTAATTGTGAATGTTAAATAAGGAATATTAAATGTAGAATGTAAAAGTAGACTGGTTTTCAGAAATGAAGGTCTCTAAACTATAGCGAAATCCTTCCTTGTTTTACATTCTCCCTACGGGAACATTGAATCGGGAGAGGTCAAATGATAGACGTAGGCCCCTCCCGTTTATCGTCTCACTTCTCTCGACAGCACCCTTGAAATTTGCACCATATGAATAGCCTGCCCGTTGCATATTGTTTAAGCTGTCGTGCTTCTCAGCCGCGCTTCCTCCAGGTCCAGTTCATATTCTTTTTCCTTGATGAGCTCTTCATCGAAATCGGCATTGATCCGGTAAGATACTAATTCAGCCCGGCGTACGTCCACCAGTTCCAGCAGCAGGGTTTTAAACCGGCGCATGCTATCTTCTTCCCTGACGGGCGGACCGCCGTTGTCTGATAATTTTTTTTGCTTCACTTCGATCATATGCGCGTAGCGGTTGCGTAGCGCTTTGAAAGGTTCCTGCTCCCGTAATTGCCGGCTGTAATGCGTGTCGATAAATTCTAAACAGGCCTGCGCCAGTTGCACTTTTAACAGGTTGTCCTCCGCTTTTCTTTTTTGAAACCGGGTGTCGTCTTCTATCTTCAGTAAACGGATAATGGGCGTAATGGTGAGGCCCTGGACCACCAGCGTAATAAGGATCACCACAAATGTTATGAACAGGATGAGGTTCCGGTAGGGGAATTCTGTTGTTCCTTTTAAGTAAAAGGGGATTGACAACGCCGCAGCCAGCGAAACCACGCCCCTCATGCCACACCAGGCAATTAAAAATACTTCTTTATTGCCTGGTAAATAGGAAGAGGTTCTTTTAGGGAGCGCCCGTCTCAAAAAAATAAAAGCATATACCCACACGATCCGTATAACAATAACCGCAAAGCTGATGATAAGACCGTAGTACAGCGCCTCTTTTACAGTATTGCTCGTAAAATTATTTACGATGTAAGGCATTTGTAACCCTATCAGAACAAAAATAAAACCGTTCAATAAAAAGCCGATCGTATCCCAGATGCCTGCAAGATTTAATCTGGACTCATAGGTGAGCGTATCATGCGCATGATAGCTTAGGAATAGCCCGCCGGTAACAACGGCGAGCACGCCGGAAAAATGCACACTTTCTGCTACCAGGTACATTACATAGGGAGCCAGCAGGGTAAGCGCAGCGTCAATAACGGGGGTGGTGGGAAAATGTTTGTGGATCAGCGAAACGATATAGGCAATGGCCAGCCCTATTAAAATGCCCATGCCCGCTACCAGGAAAAAAGACCGGGTGGCCTCCCAGAGGCTGAACGTGCTGGTTAGTACCGCCATCAGCGCAAAGCGAAACACGATAAGGCTCGAGGCATCGTTCACCAGGCTTTCACCCTCCAGCAGGTTGGCGATGGTGCGGGGTACTTTTAATTTGTCAAGCACCGCACTGGCTGCCACCGCATCCGGCGGAGAAATAATGCCTCCTAGTACAAAGCCCAGGGCAAGATCAAACCCCGGTATCAGTGCATGTGATAAATAGGCGATGATCACGGAGGTGAAGAATACCAAACCGAACCCGAGCGCACTTATGGAACGCCGCATTTTCCAAAAATCAGCCCAGGGCATTTGCCAGGCGGCAGAAAAAAGAATGGGCGGCAAAAAGATAAGAAACACCAGGTCCGGATTAATGCGCGTTTTGGGTATCCCCGGCAAAATACTGATGGCAATGCCGGCTATGACCAAAAATATAGGGTAGGGGATCCGTAATTTCCCGCTCAGCATCGTAAGCAGGGTAATTACAAAAAGCATGGAAAGAATCAATAAAAGACTGCTTTCAATCATACCTTAAAATTCGGAATTATAAAGGAATAATCCATTAGTAGCGCTACTGTATTTCTGCACCCCCGGATTGATTCTTTACAGAAGAACAGGATCTGGGGAATGTAGAATAAGAAATGCAGAAGGGCATTATTTCAATACAATTCAATGCTTGTTCTTTTTGATTCGGATAAAAAGCAATTCATTCTATCTCAATGTACAGATCTCGAATATTTTTCGTTGGTAATGCTGTATTCAAAATTTCATTGACAGATTGCTTTCTGCGAATCGTCTTAATTGTTACCCTGTTACCGGGAGGAGCGAATTTGCCGGTTCAACGTTATATCGTAGTCTAATCCTGACTAAGAAAAGTAATGTTTTGGGCAATATCTTTTTGCTCGCACGCTTTAACCCCCTTCAGCAATAAGGTGGTCCACCCGCCGGGTTGAACGATTCGCTGCGCTACCGTTGTTACCACGTTGTCGTAAGTATTGATGATGGGCGCTTCCTGCTGATTGCCTGCTGCACAAAGCAGCAGGGCATTGTTCCAGGCGGCATCGCGGGCTTTCGAAATACTGAAATTTAAAACGGCGTTGGTTGTGGAGGGGTCCACCAATGCAATAAAACGCATGGGAAATGCGATTTTGGTAAGATCGGCCTGAACAGATTGAAAGAAACCGGCAATGATACTGTTTATTTTCAGATAATCGCTATGCAGCGAATCAATAGTTTGCGGAGTGCTGACCTGTGCTGCGGCAATAGCCAGGTCAAGATTGATGTGGGCGTTCATCCCCAGCAAGAGGTGTTGTAAAACAATGAGGCCGTCGGATGTGGCAGCTTTGAATGCCGTGTTCCAGCAATCAGCAGGAGTGGCGCCGTTCGCAAACTGGGTGTAGGCTGCAAAATAACGATTGGCAAAAACAACATCCAGTTGTTCCATACGGGCCGGGTTCTCAAACGATCCGTTTTGAATGCCCTGCCACACGCCCCGCGTCATTTTGCGGTACAGGGCCGCGAAATATCCAAACCGCGATGCTTTTATAGTGCAGTCGCTAATAATTTGATCCAATATCGAAATAACTTCCGGAACAGACGCAGCCAGCATGTAAGTATATTTTCTTAAAGATACACCTGATGCGCCAACAAGGGAACGTATGACAAATTTATCTTTTAAGCTCTGGCAGGAGCGGCGTGTTTATAGAAAATGTATAATGAAGGGATTGGGCTTCATAGAAGCCCCGTGTTTACGCGGTCCCGCTGAGGCGGGAGAGCCGATGCGCATCACTACGAGGATACTATAAACACAAGGCTCCGGAGGAGCCATAATAATTCTGTCCGCATTCAACGTTTTTTATCAAAAGTGAATTTGTTATATCAGCCAATTATTTCGATATGCACGAGCCGTTCACGTTTATCGTCTGACGTTTCACGACTAACCGATAATGGTATTTTAACCGGCGTCATTCTGTTTTCCCGGCTGCTGATCGCCCGCCCTGATGATCATACGGAAATACTGGTCCATTGTAAAATAAGCACCTACCCAGTTGTACAGCGTTCTCAGCCGGTTGCGGAAATTTAACAGGGACATCACGTGTATAAACAACCAGATCAGCCAGGCGATAAACCCATTGAAATGTAATTTTGGTTTTTCAAGATCGGCCACGGCTTTATTCCGGCCAATGATCGCCATGCTTCCTTTGTCGTTATAGATAAAGGGCTTCCGGGATCCTTCCGGAAGTAGCAGGTTCTTACCAAGGTTCTTTGCCTGTTGAATAGCTACTTGCGCCAATTGCGGGTGCCCGTTGGGAAAAGCCGGGTCGGTGGTCTGGATACAGGTATCGCCGAGGGCATAGATATTGCTAAAGCCGTTTATTTTATTAAAAGCATCCACCAGCATTCTTCGCGCGCGTCCGTAAGCTTCTGTTGGAATGCCTTCAAATGTCTGGGCGGTTACCCCTGCAGCCCATATAAGGGTGGTGGTGGCAATGGTGGTGCCATCAGAAAGAAAAACGGTGTCGTCTTTAAAATCCTTTACGGTGGTGCCTAATTTTATAATAACGCCCAGTTTTTCTAAAGATTCCTTTGAATAATGCTGCGATTGTTCGGACATAGGCCCCAGCACGGCTTTACCGCCGTCTACCAGGTAAATTTTACCTACCTGTCTTCCGGCCAGTTCGGGATAGTCCTTCTGCACAATCTTGATACGCATTTCGGCAAACATTCCGGATAGTTCCACACCCGTAGGTCCGGCCCCCGCAACAACAATGGTCGCCAGTTTTTTGATGCGGTCAAGATCCTGGATACGGGTGGCCTCTTCCAAACGGTCCAGCAGCGTATTGCGCATATAAAGTGCATCGCTCAGGGTTTTCATGGGTATGGCATGCTGCTCTACGTTTTCCAGTCCAAAGAAATTACTTGCCGCCCCGGTAGCCAGCACCAGGTAATCGTAAGCGAGCTCGCCGTTGGAAAGGATTACTTTATTTTCATCAGGAAGAATTTTCAACAGATCTGCCATCCGGAAATGCACGTTGTGCTTGCCTCTTAAAAAACGGCGAAAAGGGTAGCTGATGCTGGAGGGTTCCAGGAAACCTGTTGCCACCTGGTATAACAAGGGAGGAAAGAAATTATAATTGTTTTTGTCGACCAGGGTTACATCAAACCCCGGCTTGTTTTTCAACTGCATTACCAGGTTCAGACCAGCGAAACCACCGCCGATGACAATTACCTTTTTTGAACTTTGATCCATATTGTTTCGTTTGAGGTCTGATGTTTGACGTTTGAGGTTGGATGCAGAAAGAACATCAAACCATAAACAAAAAACATCAAACGATTAATAGTTGACCACCTGTTCCTCAATGGTTTCCGGTATGGGCCGCCATTCATATTGCTGCGTGCGCAATTGGGGCTCAAAACCCGCTTCACGTATGGCTTCCTGGATGGATTTATACGTGAACCGGTGGGGGGCGCCCGCAGCACTCACCACGTTTTCCTCGATCATGATGCTTCCAAAATCATTGGCTCCCGCGTGCAGGCACAATTGGGCAGTAGGTTTCCCTACCGTGAGCCAGGAGGCCTGGATGTTTTTAATATTGGGCAGCATAATGCGGCTCAGGGCCACCATCTTAATATATTCTTCAGTAGTGGTCAGGTTGTGTACGCCGCGGATCTTTGTCAGCAGGGTATCCACGTCCTGGAAAGTCCATGCAATAAAGGCGAGGAAACCATTCGCCCTCTCAGGTTTGCGGTGCTGGACTTCGCGTATTTTTACCAGGTGCTCAAAACGCTCTTCAATCGTTTCCACATGCCCGAACATCATGGTAGCGGAAGTCGTAATATCGAGCTTATGCGCTTCGTGCATAATATCCAGCCATTCCTGTGCGCCACATTTACCCTTGCTGATGAGGCGGCGCACCCGGTCTACCAATATCTCCGCGCCAGCGCCTGGTAAGGAATCCAGCCCGGCAGCTTTTAATGCCTGCAGCACCTCCTTGTGATTGCTTTTCTCCAGCTTGGTAATATGCGCTACTTCAGGAGGGCCTAAAGCATGCAAGCGTATATCGGGGAACTCCGCTTTTATTTGCCGGAAGGTATCTACATAAAACTGAAGCCCTAATTCGGGATGGTGGCCGCCCTGCAATAATAACTGATCGCCGCCATAACGAATGGTTTCTTCGATCTTTTTACGATAAGTGGGCATATCCGTTATATAGGCCTCGGGGTGGCCCGGGATGCGGAAAAAATTACAGAATTTGCAATTGGCAATACACACATTGGTGGTATTTACATTGCGGTCAATCTGCCAGGTCACTTTTCCATGTGGTACCTGTTGTTTGCGCAGTTCGTCTGCAATAAACATTAAATCTGCCAGCGGGGCGTTATGGTACAAAAAAACACCTTCTTCCACACTTAAAAACTCAAATGCCGCTGCTTTTTTATAAAGATCTTCTAGAATCATGATTTTAAATTACATGCAAAAGTACGACAGATTCCTTTAATGCGGAAGCTCCAAAAGATCCCGAACAGGGCAAACGCATCTAAATGTTGTCAGGGAGCGTTTTTGTCGGGCTAACGAATAGCTTTCTGTGTTTCTGAGCTTCTGTGGCTAATTTTGGCCACTGAAACACTGAAAAACACTGAGAAAACGGAACAATATTCTACACATTCCGCGATTTCTGCGGGAAGCGCTAAAAGCGTATTTAAATGCTACCTTTGCACTACTAAATGACCCCGGTTCAAACAATTTTGCCACCAGGTTGTTTTAGTTACTCAATTAAAGTTCAAAATGACGGAAACAGCAAAAAATACCTTCCCCGGTAATATTTACGTAAGTGAAAGTGCCAAAAAACGCATCCGGGAGATCCTGGCTGAAAAAGAGGCGAAAGATGAAGCGGGTTACTTTTTGCGGGTAAGCGTAGTAAGCGGCGGCTGTTCCGGGCTGAGTTATAGACTCGACTTTGATAAAGTGCAAAAGCCTATGGACCAGGTATTTGAAGATAATGAAGTTAAGGTGGTTACCGATATGAAAAGTCTTTTATACCTCCTGGATACCACTCTTGAGTTTTCTGAAGGGTTAAATGGGAAGGGATTTTATTTCAATAATCCTAATGCTTCCCGTACCTGTGCCTGCGGCGAAAGTTTCGCTGTTTAAATAAACCATTCTTACTAATAACACGCTATACTAATGACAAATGAACAAATCACTTATCTCGTTTTTGGGATAGTGATGATCTTTGCCCTCGTTTTTGATTTAGGCCTGCTGAGCAAGAAAGGCAAGGTGGTTACCATCAAACAAGCCTTGTTGCAAACCCTTTTCTGGGTGGCTTTATCGCTCTGCTTTTTCGTATTTGTGTGGGTGGAGGATGGCAAAACATTCGCACTGGAATACATCAGCGCCTATCTGATGGAGTGGAGCCTGAGCATTGACAATATATTTGTATTTATTCTTATCTTTTCCGCATTTAATGTTAAGGAGAAGTATTATGGCCGTGTACTGCTTATCGGTATTTTAATGGCCATCGTATTCCGTGTTATATTTATTACGGCCGGTGTGGCGCTGGTGCACCGGTTCGAATGGATATTGTATATTTTTGGGGCCTTCCTGCTTTATACAGGAATTAAAATGTTTGCCTCCGGCGATGACGAGCAGGAAAAAGACCCGCATGATTACCCCATCTATAAATGGATCAAAAAGCTGATCCCCCTGGTGCCACATGACGGGGAGGGAAAATTTGCCGTAAGAGAGAATGGGAAAAAGCGTTATACCATCTTATTCGTGGTGGTATTGATGCTGGCCGGTATCGATCTGGTTTTTGCGCTGGATTCGATCCCCGCAGTGATGGGCATTTCCAAACACCCCATGGTCATCTATACCTCAAATATTTTTGCTGTTTTAGGCCTGCGCTCCCTGTTTTTCTTACTGAGAGGCGCGGTAAACAAATTCGATTATCTGCAACAGGGCATTGCCATAGTACTGATATTTATTGGCGCCAAAATGCTTGGAGAGCATTGGATCAACCAATGGTTGAGCAAAGAACTGCAGGTTGTGTTGTCTCTTGGGGTGATCGTACTTTGCATCACCGGAAGCATTATTTTTTCGATTTACAAGAAAAAGAAAGGTGTTCCGGAGGAAGTTGAGGACGGCAGCATAAATTTGTAAGGTGGCTGGTCAAAAATATTCCATAGCACAATTGGCCGTAGTATTAAGGCTCCCGGCAATAACAGCGGATGGAAACGTAGATACCTTGCTGACCGATAGTCGCAAACTAAATAACCCCGCTGCTTCTTTATTCTTTGCCTTACCGGGACCCCAGCGCGACGGGCAGGCGTTTATACCAGAATTATATAAAAAAGACGTCCGGTATTTTGTAGTACCTGAAGATATGGACACATCAGGGTACCCTGATGCTGTTTTTTTGAAAGTGCCGGAGCCCCTGCACGCCCTGCAAACCATCGCCGCTTTTCACCGGCATCAATTTTCCATTGATACGATCGGTATTACCGGCAGTAACGGGAAAACGGTTGTAAAAGAATGGCTGTACCAGTTGCTGCAATCCTACAGAAATATTGTCCGCAGTCCGAAAAGCTATAACTCGCAACTGGGCGTTCCGTTAAGCATTTGGCAAATAGCGGCTGAAAATGATCTGGCAATTTTTGAAGCTGGCATCAGCAAGCCGGGGGAAATGGTTCGCCTGCAACGGCTTATTGATCCCACTATCGGAGTGTTAACTAATATCGGATCGGCGCACAGCGAAGGGTTTGTAAGTGATGAGGAGAAGCTATCAGAAAAACTGGACCTCTTCAGCCATGCAAAAGTTATTATTGCTAACCGGGATAATAAATTGATTGCATCGGGTATTAAAAAAACCGGCGTACCTTTTTTTTCCTGGGGTACGGATGAAAGCGCCTCCGTTCAGGTTGTTGAGATAAACACCGGAAACGACGCTACTATTATCAGCTTAAAAGAAAAAGAAGGCGCCCCTTTTGAAATAACGATACCGTTTACAGACAATGCGTCTGTTGAAAATGCCATTACCTGCGCCACGGTGTTATTGTACATGAAATTTGACAGGGAGATGATTGTCCGTGGAATGAAAGCGCTGCAGCCGGTAAACATGCGGATGGAGTTTAAGCAGGGGATCAATAACTGCACCATCATCAACGATAGTTATAGTGCAGATCTTACTTCGCTGGACATTGCGCTGCAATTTTTGGGGCAGCAGGCAAAAGGCAGGAAACAAACAGTGATCCTCTCTGATTTTTTTGAGAATGGCATCAACGATCAGCAGTTATATCCCGCTATTTACGCGCTTTTAAAGCGGTATGGTGTACAGCGGTTGATCGGTATCGGGGAAAAAATGCAAACGGTGCTGGCGGTGTTGATACGGCAAACAGACGCTATTGACGCCACTTTTTATTTAACAACGAAAGAGTTCCTGCAGCACTACCACAGTACACAATACCGCGATGAATACATCCTGGTGAAAGGCGCCCGGCGATTTGGTTTTGAGCGG
Proteins encoded in this region:
- the mqnC gene encoding cyclic dehypoxanthinyl futalosine synthase codes for the protein MILEDLYKKAAAFEFLSVEEGVFLYHNAPLADLMFIADELRKQQVPHGKVTWQIDRNVNTTNVCIANCKFCNFFRIPGHPEAYITDMPTYRKKIEETIRYGGDQLLLQGGHHPELGLQFYVDTFRQIKAEFPDIRLHALGPPEVAHITKLEKSNHKEVLQALKAAGLDSLPGAGAEILVDRVRRLISKGKCGAQEWLDIMHEAHKLDITTSATMMFGHVETIEERFEHLVKIREVQHRKPERANGFLAFIAWTFQDVDTLLTKIRGVHNLTTTEEYIKMVALSRIMLPNIKNIQASWLTVGKPTAQLCLHAGANDFGSIMIEENVVSAAGAPHRFTYKSIQEAIREAGFEPQLRTQQYEWRPIPETIEEQVVNY
- a CDS encoding HesB/IscA family protein, which translates into the protein MTETAKNTFPGNIYVSESAKKRIREILAEKEAKDEAGYFLRVSVVSGGCSGLSYRLDFDKVQKPMDQVFEDNEVKVVTDMKSLLYLLDTTLEFSEGLNGKGFYFNNPNASRTCACGESFAV
- a CDS encoding TerC/Alx family metal homeostasis membrane protein; the protein is MTNEQITYLVFGIVMIFALVFDLGLLSKKGKVVTIKQALLQTLFWVALSLCFFVFVWVEDGKTFALEYISAYLMEWSLSIDNIFVFILIFSAFNVKEKYYGRVLLIGILMAIVFRVIFITAGVALVHRFEWILYIFGAFLLYTGIKMFASGDDEQEKDPHDYPIYKWIKKLIPLVPHDGEGKFAVRENGKKRYTILFVVVLMLAGIDLVFALDSIPAVMGISKHPMVIYTSNIFAVLGLRSLFFLLRGAVNKFDYLQQGIAIVLIFIGAKMLGEHWINQWLSKELQVVLSLGVIVLCITGSIIFSIYKKKKGVPEEVEDGSINL
- a CDS encoding alkaline phosphatase, with translation MIQKISLLIMGILSLTFLHAQPPVIKHVVLIGCDGFGAYAVPDADMPNLKKLMREGSSSLSARSVLPSSSAVNWASMLMGAGPTVHGYTEWNSAVPEIPSADSSRYGLFPSIFSILKEQRPTAVSALIYSWQGIDPLIAKAATTIRVAGKDNDNFCTDTAAAIIRSKKPVLTFVHLDQPDGVGHTIGHRTPEYYKELKNVDARIGKIVAAVKDAGIADQTIILVTADHGGKGKGHGGKSLDEVQIPWVMYGPGVKKGHQLHNTIITYDTAATIAWLLKLKMPQSWRGQPVAEAMGK
- a CDS encoding NAD(P)/FAD-dependent oxidoreductase yields the protein MDQSSKKVIVIGGGFAGLNLVMQLKNKPGFDVTLVDKNNYNFFPPLLYQVATGFLEPSSISYPFRRFLRGKHNVHFRMADLLKILPDENKVILSNGELAYDYLVLATGAASNFFGLENVEQHAIPMKTLSDALYMRNTLLDRLEEATRIQDLDRIKKLATIVVAGAGPTGVELSGMFAEMRIKIVQKDYPELAGRQVGKIYLVDGGKAVLGPMSEQSQHYSKESLEKLGVIIKLGTTVKDFKDDTVFLSDGTTIATTTLIWAAGVTAQTFEGIPTEAYGRARRMLVDAFNKINGFSNIYALGDTCIQTTDPAFPNGHPQLAQVAIQQAKNLGKNLLLPEGSRKPFIYNDKGSMAIIGRNKAVADLEKPKLHFNGFIAWLIWLFIHVMSLLNFRNRLRTLYNWVGAYFTMDQYFRMIIRAGDQQPGKQNDAG
- a CDS encoding DUF5995 family protein; translated protein: MLAASVPEVISILDQIISDCTIKASRFGYFAALYRKMTRGVWQGIQNGSFENPARMEQLDVVFANRYFAAYTQFANGATPADCWNTAFKAATSDGLIVLQHLLLGMNAHINLDLAIAAAQVSTPQTIDSLHSDYLKINSIIAGFFQSVQADLTKIAFPMRFIALVDPSTTNAVLNFSISKARDAAWNNALLLCAAGNQQEAPIINTYDNVVTTVAQRIVQPGGWTTLLLKGVKACEQKDIAQNITFLSQD
- a CDS encoding asparaginase domain-containing protein translates to MAIRIFITGGTFDKEYNMLNGELYFKDTHLQELLEKGRNTVPVEIRTLMMVDSLEMTDEDRELIAYQCEQSEEDQIVITHGTDTMSVTAQLLSERIKNKTIVLTGAMIPIKFGSSDGFFNLGSAIAFAQSLPHGVYVAMNGQYFKASNVRKNRQTGVFEALQKI
- a CDS encoding bifunctional UDP-N-acetylmuramoyl-tripeptide:D-alanyl-D-alanine ligase/alanine racemase: MAGQKYSIAQLAVVLRLPAITADGNVDTLLTDSRKLNNPAASLFFALPGPQRDGQAFIPELYKKDVRYFVVPEDMDTSGYPDAVFLKVPEPLHALQTIAAFHRHQFSIDTIGITGSNGKTVVKEWLYQLLQSYRNIVRSPKSYNSQLGVPLSIWQIAAENDLAIFEAGISKPGEMVRLQRLIDPTIGVLTNIGSAHSEGFVSDEEKLSEKLDLFSHAKVIIANRDNKLIASGIKKTGVPFFSWGTDESASVQVVEINTGNDATIISLKEKEGAPFEITIPFTDNASVENAITCATVLLYMKFDREMIVRGMKALQPVNMRMEFKQGINNCTIINDSYSADLTSLDIALQFLGQQAKGRKQTVILSDFFENGINDQQLYPAIYALLKRYGVQRLIGIGEKMQTVLAVLIRQTDAIDATFYLTTKEFLQHYHSTQYRDEYILVKGARRFGFERIVTLLEQKVHETVLEINLDAVAHNLKAFQQQLRPGVKLMAMVKAFAYGSGAAEIASVVQFHKADYLGVAYADEGVELRKAGITIPIMVLNVEASAFDAITDYNLEPDIFSFELLNSFEQHIKNAGLKNYPVHIEVETGMNRSGFAMEAIVVLADRLARNEFIRVQSCFSHLAASEDRVEDTFTLHQFTLLKKAAATLEQIIGYSFIKHIANTSAILRFPELQLDMVRLGIGLYGIGSTPAVSLQTVATLKTTISQIKRIQKGETVSYNRRGIAKEDSVIATIRIGYADGYNRRLGNGTGKVFVNGQLAPVMGTVCMDMTMIDITHIPEVREGDDAIVFGAAVTVQQLAEWVGTIPYEIMTGISQRVKRVYYGEG
- a CDS encoding Na+/H+ antiporter encodes the protein MIESSLLLILSMLFVITLLTMLSGKLRIPYPIFLVIAGIAISILPGIPKTRINPDLVFLIFLPPILFSAAWQMPWADFWKMRRSISALGFGLVFFTSVIIAYLSHALIPGFDLALGFVLGGIISPPDAVAASAVLDKLKVPRTIANLLEGESLVNDASSLIVFRFALMAVLTSTFSLWEATRSFFLVAGMGILIGLAIAYIVSLIHKHFPTTPVIDAALTLLAPYVMYLVAESVHFSGVLAVVTGGLFLSYHAHDTLTYESRLNLAGIWDTIGFLLNGFIFVLIGLQMPYIVNNFTSNTVKEALYYGLIISFAVIVIRIVWVYAFIFLRRALPKRTSSYLPGNKEVFLIAWCGMRGVVSLAAALSIPFYLKGTTEFPYRNLILFITFVVILITLVVQGLTITPIIRLLKIEDDTRFQKRKAEDNLLKVQLAQACLEFIDTHYSRQLREQEPFKALRNRYAHMIEVKQKKLSDNGGPPVREEDSMRRFKTLLLELVDVRRAELVSYRINADFDEELIKEKEYELDLEEARLRSTTA